One window from the genome of Rhodococcus sp. ABRD24 encodes:
- a CDS encoding TetR/AcrR family transcriptional regulator, whose product MSGQRQMQHKLGPQRNPAIDEAVLNATRELLVENGYAGTSIDAIATRAGVGRPAIYRRWPSKAHIVHDAVYPVTESESVSDLAIGDEIRRLIFGAVALFGDAATREAVPGLMSEGRSSEELRRALISDQLEVIREELGRRMAQAVEAGELRDGVDPDTLLDVIAGAAIFAQSVRDLQDQERLAASLAEIVLNGVLPR is encoded by the coding sequence ATGTCCGGGCAGCGCCAGATGCAGCACAAGCTTGGGCCGCAACGCAATCCCGCCATCGACGAGGCTGTTCTGAATGCGACGAGGGAGCTGCTCGTCGAGAACGGCTATGCCGGAACTTCGATTGACGCCATCGCCACGCGCGCGGGTGTCGGCCGCCCGGCGATATACCGACGCTGGCCCTCCAAGGCGCATATCGTCCACGACGCGGTGTATCCGGTGACGGAGTCCGAGAGCGTATCCGACCTCGCGATCGGCGACGAGATCCGCCGCCTCATCTTCGGCGCCGTCGCATTGTTCGGGGACGCTGCCACTCGCGAGGCGGTGCCTGGGCTGATGAGCGAAGGCCGCAGCTCCGAGGAGCTGCGCAGGGCGCTGATCTCAGACCAACTCGAGGTGATTCGCGAGGAGCTGGGACGCCGGATGGCGCAGGCAGTGGAGGCAGGTGAACTGCGCGACGGCGTCGATCCGGACACGCTGCTCGATGTCATTGCGGGGGCCGCGATCTTTGCGCAGTCTGTCCGGGACCTCCAGGATCAGGAGCGGCTCGCGGCGTCGCTTGCCGAAATCGTGCTGAACGGAGTCCTGCCGCGATGA
- a CDS encoding phosphotransferase family protein, with the protein MSSDNTREDQDFAEVARPGQSRTDPSELADRLGGWLQTKLPPGSDPRVTDVQVPAANGMSNETILFDALWNEDFVRRNHHLVARIAPAPSAVPIFPSYDLDQQFEVIKAVGTHSRVPVPRVYWSETSPEALGGEFFVMERIDGQVPPDVMPYNFGSWLSEGSAEDRRRLQDNSVRLLADLHAIPSPAQLFPGLTGELGRNHVSADAALHAHVDGQRRYYQWVIESGPHSPLIERGLDWLDAHWPTVSGPAVLCWGDSRIGNVIYQDFTPVAVLDWEMATLGPRELDLGWMIFLHRFFEDLAGMAGLPGLPDFLRREDVAAEYRVLTGHDAANLDFFTLYAALRHAIIMFRVQSRAVAFAQAQAPEDPDDMIMHRATVEQMLDGTYWDRIGRQGVA; encoded by the coding sequence ATGAGTTCCGATAACACCCGCGAAGACCAGGATTTCGCCGAGGTCGCCCGGCCCGGCCAGTCCCGCACCGATCCATCCGAGCTGGCCGATCGACTCGGCGGATGGCTGCAGACCAAACTGCCACCAGGCTCGGATCCACGGGTCACCGATGTGCAGGTTCCGGCCGCGAACGGCATGTCCAACGAGACGATCCTGTTCGATGCACTCTGGAACGAGGACTTCGTGCGGCGCAACCACCACCTGGTGGCCCGCATCGCTCCGGCACCGTCGGCAGTACCGATCTTCCCGTCCTACGACCTGGACCAGCAGTTCGAGGTGATCAAGGCCGTCGGCACGCACTCCCGCGTCCCGGTCCCGCGGGTCTACTGGTCCGAAACCTCACCTGAAGCACTGGGCGGCGAGTTCTTCGTCATGGAGCGTATCGACGGGCAAGTGCCCCCCGACGTGATGCCGTACAACTTCGGCTCATGGCTGTCCGAAGGTTCTGCCGAGGATCGCCGACGTCTGCAGGACAACTCGGTCCGGCTCCTCGCCGATCTGCACGCGATACCCTCACCAGCGCAGCTATTTCCGGGCTTGACCGGCGAGCTGGGTCGCAACCACGTCTCCGCCGATGCGGCGTTGCACGCGCACGTGGACGGGCAGCGGCGCTACTACCAGTGGGTAATCGAGTCCGGTCCGCACTCGCCGCTGATCGAACGCGGTCTCGACTGGTTGGACGCCCATTGGCCGACCGTGTCCGGACCCGCGGTGCTGTGCTGGGGCGACTCCCGCATCGGGAACGTCATCTATCAGGACTTCACCCCGGTGGCCGTACTCGACTGGGAGATGGCAACTCTCGGTCCCCGTGAGTTGGACCTCGGTTGGATGATCTTCCTGCACCGCTTCTTCGAAGATCTTGCCGGCATGGCGGGCCTGCCCGGCCTGCCGGACTTTCTCCGCCGCGAGGACGTGGCCGCCGAGTACCGTGTCCTTACCGGTCACGACGCGGCGAACCTGGACTTCTTCACCCTCTACGCCGCGCTACGTCACGCGATCATCATGTTCCGCGTCCAGAGCCGCGCGGTCGCATTCGCTCAGGCGCAGGCTCCCGAGGATCCCGACGACATGATCATGCACCGTGCGACGGTGGAACAGATGCTCGACGGCACGTACTGGGACCGTATCGGCCGCCAGGGGGTGGCGTGA
- a CDS encoding TetR/AcrR family transcriptional regulator translates to MRTVDETAREAKRTALLDAAADCFAERGYNATRTADICAAAGMSSGNLFHYFPTKHAVLLALVEREGNETAASIAELSTTADPFAALLLLLDEICRLAADPTYSGLALEISALAHRDEDVSLRFKENDLRFRQGLESLLRRADEAGQLDTDLALDSAATWLAGLVDGMFARVAADPDFEPATQAPVLRRIVTQLLSGRGR, encoded by the coding sequence ATGCGCACCGTCGACGAGACCGCACGAGAAGCGAAGAGGACGGCGCTGCTCGACGCCGCGGCGGATTGCTTCGCCGAGCGCGGTTACAACGCCACCCGCACTGCCGACATCTGCGCCGCCGCCGGAATGAGCTCGGGCAACCTGTTCCACTACTTCCCCACCAAGCACGCAGTGCTGTTGGCACTGGTCGAACGCGAGGGCAACGAGACGGCGGCGTCGATCGCCGAACTGTCCACGACGGCAGACCCCTTCGCCGCCCTGCTGTTGCTGCTCGACGAGATCTGCAGGCTTGCTGCGGATCCCACATATTCGGGACTGGCGCTGGAGATCTCGGCGCTCGCGCATCGCGACGAGGATGTCTCCCTCCGGTTCAAAGAGAACGACCTCAGATTTCGGCAGGGGCTCGAGAGCCTCCTCCGGCGCGCCGACGAGGCCGGGCAGCTCGACACCGACCTCGCCCTCGACAGCGCCGCCACGTGGCTCGCCGGGCTGGTCGACGGCATGTTCGCGCGCGTGGCCGCCGATCCCGACTTCGAGCCGGCCACGCAAGCGCCGGTGCTGCGCCGCATCGTCACGCAGCTGCTGTCGGGCCGGGGCCGATGA